The Mesotoga sp. BH458_6_3_2_1 genome contains a region encoding:
- a CDS encoding ATP-binding protein, producing MFVGRKRELAYLEERLERGKPELLILYGRRRVGKTELTKEFLRKKRGIYYLAEKLPENLQLKKLSERVIEFFDENIITEFSNWEMLFKYLASKHDRYVFVIDEFPYLIEREPGIISSFQKGWDEYLSDSNVFLILTGSSVSVMENSVLSYKSPLYGRRTGQLLLNQFPFNEIGEFFEKKYEFDDLLKIWGTLGGVPFYLEQFDSDLDYYGNVMEKIYNQNEVLFAEAEFLLNEELREPRNYFAILRAISLGKRKLGEIINETGIDKSSIMKYISILNLLGIVEKEVPVGEDPLKSKKGLYRIADNFFRFYFRYVFYYKDLILTDQRERLLSILKDTENQFFSLTYEDFARSAVMWISESNYFEIGRWWDRNTGIDLVGMNREEKRILLGEVKWSERPVGTDILAALRERGNLPRWDEFKEKEYAIFSRSGFTKALVDEAKSDRSLMLFHGDKRVV from the coding sequence GTGTTTGTTGGCAGAAAGAGGGAATTAGCCTATCTCGAGGAGAGACTTGAAAGGGGAAAACCGGAACTGCTTATTCTATACGGTAGAAGGAGAGTTGGAAAGACAGAACTCACAAAGGAATTCTTGAGGAAGAAGCGGGGGATCTATTACCTGGCAGAGAAACTGCCTGAGAATCTTCAACTGAAGAAGCTCTCCGAGAGGGTCATTGAATTCTTCGACGAAAACATAATAACCGAATTCTCCAACTGGGAGATGCTGTTCAAGTACCTTGCCTCCAAGCACGATCGATACGTATTCGTGATAGATGAATTTCCTTACCTTATAGAAAGAGAACCGGGCATTATTTCGTCTTTTCAAAAAGGCTGGGACGAATACTTGTCAGACTCGAATGTCTTTCTCATTCTCACGGGTTCGAGCGTCTCCGTAATGGAGAACAGTGTCTTGAGCTACAAGAGCCCTCTATACGGCAGGCGAACTGGACAGCTTCTTCTAAACCAGTTTCCCTTCAATGAAATCGGCGAGTTCTTCGAGAAGAAATACGAATTTGACGATTTACTCAAGATATGGGGCACTCTTGGTGGAGTACCGTTCTATCTTGAGCAGTTTGACAGCGATCTTGACTACTACGGAAATGTCATGGAGAAGATATACAACCAGAACGAGGTGTTGTTTGCCGAAGCCGAGTTTCTTCTGAATGAGGAGCTCAGAGAACCGAGAAACTACTTCGCCATTTTGAGGGCAATCTCGCTTGGAAAGAGAAAACTGGGCGAGATAATAAACGAAACTGGTATCGACAAAAGTAGCATCATGAAATATATCTCCATTCTCAATCTTCTTGGCATAGTGGAGAAAGAAGTACCAGTGGGTGAAGATCCGCTTAAGAGCAAGAAGGGACTATACAGAATAGCAGACAACTTCTTCAGATTCTACTTCCGTTATGTTTTCTATTACAAAGATCTAATACTCACCGATCAGAGGGAAAGACTGTTGAGCATCCTGAAGGATACCGAAAACCAGTTCTTCTCGCTCACATATGAGGATTTCGCGCGCAGTGCCGTCATGTGGATTAGCGAATCGAATTACTTCGAAATCGGTCGCTGGTGGGATAGAAACACTGGGATCGATCTGGTGGGCATGAACAGAGAAGAGAAACGAATATTATTGGGAGAAGTCAAGTGGAGTGAAAGGCCCGTCGGCACTGATATTCTTGCAGCATTGCGTGAAAGGGGAAATCTGCCGCGATGGGATGAATTCAAAGAGAAGGAGTACGCTATTTTCAGCAGATCTGGCTTCACCAAAGCTCTAGTTGACGAGGCTAAGTCCGATCGATCTCTAATGCTTTTTCACGGGGACAAGAGAGTAGTCTAA